The proteins below come from a single Cannabis sativa cultivar Pink pepper isolate KNU-18-1 chromosome 3, ASM2916894v1, whole genome shotgun sequence genomic window:
- the LOC133036105 gene encoding uncharacterized protein LOC133036105: MGLSLSLTRKTTIILIPLLLSYSAFFFLQTDHNITQWTALHYMSALVLLGVVMAIGLGLVAAARATMVTCITVLVLLTVAGNRRRVLVKSGRKITNDVAMFLVGVLVKDKGFVAVACATLFSIMALVGIII; encoded by the coding sequence ATGGGTCTATCTCTATCTCTAACCAGAAAAACgacaataatattaataccaTTATTACTGTCGTATTCAGCATTCTTCTTTCTCCAAACAGATCACAACATCACACAATGGACTGCCCTTCACTACATGTCAGCCCTGGTTCTTTTGGGTGTTGTTATGGCAATTGGGTTGGGACTGGTGGCCGCAGCAAGAGCCACCATGGTGACGTGTATCACCGTTTTAGTACTTCTCACCGTCGCCGGTAACCGCCGCCGGGTTCTGGTCAAAAGTGGGAGGAAGATCACCAATGACGTGGCAATGTTCTTGGTTGGAGTTTTAGTGAAAGATAAGGGCTTTGTTGCTGTGGCTTGTGCAACTCTTTTCAGCATAATGGCTCTTGTTGG
- the LOC115711453 gene encoding C2 and GRAM domain-containing protein At5g50170 → MKLYVYVLEGKDLHVKNCYVKLQVGKQKSKTKILRNPTNNLIWNEEFVFRVHDMDEELIVSVYDHDIDPGFFHGSGGLMGRIRLPIWSVVAEDNHTLAPTWLSLEKPKRNKGKHIDRDSGKILLTVSLHGKLQESQSYSFIEPMSDFTNEEPQELFCVLPNNGGGSTKSRGRKKTEGKQLIKSFTNRLEKLFHKNEDAFKTIDSSSEYSSIISENDYSVEEFFSDCSFEEALEIMKSKENEQEMPENLQGGVLVDQAYAVSPNDLNTFLFAPNSQFRKELAELNGTTDLHEEPWTWSSGDTSCLTRVVSSTKAASKLVKACKAIEEQTYVRACGKEFAVFVSVSTPEVPYGNAFKVELLYKIMPGPEEESSHLVISWGINFLQSTMMRGMIESGARQGLKESFDQFSNLLAQNFKTVDSKVSAGKDHILATLATEHQSDLELASEYFWNITVLTTICMVVYIVVHILLSEPSQRQGLEFFGIDLPDSFGELITSGILVLYLEHVYHMASRFVQARLQRGCDHGVKAQGDGWVLTVALVEGVNLTSLGSSNLSDPYVVFTCNAKTRTSSVKLQTSNPQWNEILEFDAMEEPPSVLDVEVYDFDGPFDQATSLGHAEINFLKHSSSELADIWISLEGKLAQSSQSKLHLRIFLDNNNGEETIRDYLNKMEKEVGKKLNLRSPHKNSTFQKLFNLPPEEFLISDFTCQLKRKMPLQGRLFLSARIVGFYSNLFGYKTKFFFLWEDIEDIQVLPPSISSVGSPILVIILKKDRGLDAKHGAKSQDEEGRLRFCFQSFVSFNVASRTIMAMRRSRILTPDQRAHIAEEQEDQEEKPIMVEESDFVLEAENVTMSKIYASELPINLSLLMEMFDGGKLELKVMEKSGCLYYSTTPWEPFKDDILERKLSYRFNRYISVFGGEITCTQQKFPIRNSQGWILNEVMTFHNVPFCDHYRVHFRYQIEKSVIAQNVSKCDVDMGITWLKSTKFQQRITQNITDTFRKRFKEIFSLVEKEILLATQVQHTITS, encoded by the exons ATGAAgttatatgtgtatgtattgGAAGGTAAAGACTTGCATGTGAAAAACTGTTACGTGAAGCTTCAGGTAGGGAAGCAAAAATCCAAGACTAAGATTTTGAGGAACCCCACCAATAATCTAATATGGAATGAGGAGTTTGTTTTCAGAGTCCATGACATGGATGAGGAGCTTATTGTCTCTGTCTATGATCATGATATTGATCCGGGTTTCTTCCATGGATCGGGTGGGTTAATGGGTCGGATTCGTTTGCCTATTTGGTCTGTTGTTGCTGAGGATAATCACACCTTGGCCCCTACATGGCTCTCTCTTGAAAAGCCAAAGAGAAATAAGGGAAAACATATTGACAGAGACAGCG GAAAAATTCTTCTCACTGTTTCTCTGCACGGAAAACTCCAGGAGTCTCAATCCTATTCCTTCATTGAACCAATGTCAGATTTCACCAATGAGGAACCTCAAGAACTTTTTTGTGTGTTACCTAACAATGGTGGTGGCTCTACCAAATCTAGGGGCAGGAAGAAAACAGAAGGAAAACAGTTGATTAAATCTTTTACTAACCGTCTAGAGAAGTTGTTTCACAAGAATGAAGATGCTTTTAAAACTATTGATTCTTCTTCGGAGTATTCCAGTATAATTTCCGAAAATGATTATTCGGTAGAGGAATTTTTTTCTGATTGTAGCTTTGAAGAAGCTCTTGAGATAATGAAGTCAAAGGAGAATGAACAAGAAATGCCTGAGAACTTGCAAGGGGGTGTACTAGTTGACCAAGCTTATGCAGTTTCACCAAATGATCTTAACACATTCCTTTTTGCTCCAAATTCACAGTTTAGGAAAGAACTAGCCGAGCTTAATGGAACTACGGATTTACACGAGGAGCCTTGGACGTGGAGCTCAGGAGATACTTCGTGTTTGACACGAGTTGTCTCTTCCACTAAAGCTGCATCGAAGTTGGTGAAGGCTTGCAAAGCCATTGAGGAGCAAACTTATGTAAGAGCATGTGGAAAGGAGTTTGCTGTTTTTGTAAGTGTTAGTACACCTGAGGTTCCCTATGGGAATGCATTCAAGGTTGAATTGCTTTACAAGATAATGCCTGGACCAGAGGAAGAATCCTCTCATCTTGTAATATCATGGGGAATTAACTTTCTTCAAAGCACAATGATGAGAGGTATGATAGAGAGCGGGGCTCGACAGGGCCTGAAGGAGAGTTTTGACCAGTTTTCTAATTTGCTGGCTCAGAATTTTAAGACAGTGGATTCTAAAGTCTCAGCTGGAAAAGACCATATTCTTGCAACTCTGGCAACAGAACACCAATCAGATTTGGAATTGGCCAGTGAATACTTCTGGAATATCACAGTACTTACTACTATTTGTATGGTTGTGTATATTGTGGTGCATATATTACTCAGTGAACCAAGTCAAAGACAGGGCTTGGAATTTTTTGGAATTGATTTGCCTGACAGTTTTGGGGAGCTCATAACTAGTGGAATTTTAGTCCTTTATTTAGAGCATGTTTATCACATGGCTTCACGTTTTGTACAAGCTCGGTTGCAAAGAG GATGTGATCATGGAGTCAAAGCACAAGGTGATGGATGGGTTCTTACTGTGGCTTTGGTTGAAGGGGTGAACTTGACATCCTTAGGTTCCTCGAATTTATCGGATCCTTATGTGGTTTTCACCTGCAATGCCAAAACAAGAACAAGTTCAGTGAAGCTTCAAACTAGTAATCCCCAATGGAATG AGATACTCGAGTTTGATGCTATGGAAGAACCGCCATCAGTATTGGATGTGGAAGTGTATGATTTTGATGGCCCTTTTGATCAAGCCACCTCACTTGGGCATGCTGAGATCAATTTCTTGAAACATTCATCTTCTGAACTTGCAGACATATGGATCTCTCTCGAGGGAAAGCTTGCTCAATCATCTCAATCAAAATTGCACTTGAGAATCTTTCTGGATAATAACAATGGAGAGGAAACAATTAGAGACTATTTGAACAAAATGGAAAAGGAAGTTGGGAAAAAG TTGAATCTTCGATCACCTCACAAGAATTCAACCTTCCAAAAACTGTTCAATTTGCCACCAGAAGAGTTTCTTATTAGTGATTTTACATGCcagttgaaaagaaaaatgcCATTACAG GGTCGGCTTTTCCTATCTGCGAGAATTGTGGGGTTCTATTCCAATTTGTTCGGTTACAAAACcaagtttttctttctttgggAGGATATCGAAGATATCCAGGTACTTCCCCCATCTATATCATCTGTCGGTAGTCCTATACTAGTCATAATCTTGAAGAAAGATCGAGGTCTTGATGCCAAGCACGGAGCAAAGTCTCAAGACGAAGAAGGCAGACTTAGATTTTGTTTTCAATCATTTGTGTCATTCAATGTGGCTAGCAG GACAATAATGGCAATGAGGAGAAGTAGAATTCTAACACCAGATCAGAGAGCTCACATTGCTGAAGAGCAGGAGGATCAAGAAGAAAAGCCCATCATGGTTGAAGAATCTGATTTTGTGTTGGAAGCTGAAAATGTCACCATGTCAAAAATCTATGCTTCCGAGCTTCCCATAAAT CTAAGCTTGCTGATGGAAATGTTTGATGGAGGAAAGTTGGAGCTAAAAGTAATGGAAAAGTCTGGTTGTCTTTACTACTCAACAACTCCATGGGAACCCTTTAAGGATGACATTCTTGAAAGAAAACTTTCATACAGATTCAATCGTTATATCTCAGTCTTTGGTGGAGAAATCACTTGCACACAACAAAAATTCCCTATCCGAAATAGCCAAGGCTGGATTTTGAATGAAGTCATGACCTTTCACAATGTTCCTTTCTGTGATCACTATCGT GTTCACTTCAGGTACCAGATTGAGAAATCTGTGATTGCCCAAAATGTAAGCAAATGTGATGTTGACATGGGAATAACATGGCTAAAGAGCACAAAGTTTCAGCAAAGGATTACTCAAAACATTACAGATACGTTCAGAAAACGATTCAAAGAAATATTTTCCTTAGTGGAGAAAGAGATTCTCTTAGCTACTCAAGTTCAGCACACAATTACATCATGA
- the LOC115709831 gene encoding plant intracellular Ras-group-related LRR protein 9 — protein MDPNPKTFPILSYIMGRIPTFGPRPDDPPVDIEQPLPAEAHSDPSSSSSSGAGQYELVEQMPRLTDPKLIEAMTRAVTDVAQTRSVLKTIGDRPDHEAVDGAKAKLADIEANLAKQLEDLVLSPRPDVVDRLQWRSQLADKENECRKESEKEKQLYKAIIQLDEMHEAYDKLLKDAEERLEKIYEMAEAGGSVEEAEPSEEDQVTDEVNEEVVGILQEASGTGLERVDLSGRQLKFLPEAFGHIRSLVVLDISSNQFEFIPDSIAGLENLEELNASSNLLVSLPDSIGLLQRLKILNVSGNKLSALPDTIAHCRSLVELDASYNNLTYLPTNIGYELVNLERLSIQLNKIRSLPTSVCEMRSLSCLDAHFNEIRGLPQAIGKLTNLEVLNLSSNFSDLTELPETFGDLTNLKELDLSNNQIHALPDTFGRLDSLTKLNLEQNPLVIPPSEVVNDGVEAIKVFMAKRWLDILVEEERKSMLEVQEQAQAGWLTRSTSWLKTYASGVTEYIASPRTPKDPYLDQQL, from the exons ATGGATCCGAACCCGAAAACCTTCCCTATCCTATCGTACATCATGGGCCGGATCCCCACCTTTGGGCCCAGGCCCGATGATCCTCCGGTCGATATCGAGCAACCTTTGCCGGCCGAAGCCCACTCTGATCCgtcgtcttcttcttcatcgGGGGCAGGTCAGTACGAGTTAGTCGAGCAGATGCCCCGTTTGACCGACCCGAAGTTAATCGAGGCCATGACCCGTGCTGTGACCGATGTGGCCCAGACCCGATCCGTGCTCAAAACCATCGGCGACCGGCCTGACCATGAGGCCGTTGACGGGGCTAAGGCCAAGCTGGCTGATATCGAAGCCAACCTGGCGAAGCAGCTCGAGGATTTGGTCCTCTCGCCGCGACCGGATGTGGTTGACCGGCTCCAATGGCGGTCCCAACTGGCTGATAAGGAGAATGAGTGTAGGAAAGAGTCGGAGAAGGAAAAACAGCTGTATAAGGCGATAATCCAGTTGGATGAGATGCATGAAGCGTACGATAAGCTTTTGAAGGATGCAGAAGAGAGGTTGGAGAAGATTTATGAGATGGCGGAGGCCGGTGGTTCGGTGGAGGAGGCGGAGCCGAGTGAAGAGGATCAGGTGACTGACGAGGTTAACGAGGAGGTGGTTGGGATTCTACAGGAGGCTTCTGGAACTGGGTTGGAGCGCGTGGACCTTTCGGGTCGGCAATTGAAGTTCTTGCCTGAGGCCTTTGGGCATATTCGTAGCTTGGTTGTACTCGATATCTCAAGCAATCAATTTGAG TTCATTCCTGATTCAATAGCTGGATTGGAGAATCTTGAGGAGTTGAATGCCTCTTCTAATCTTTTGGTATCACTGCCAGACTCAATTGGCTTGTTACAGAGGTTAAAAATTCTGAATGTTTCAGGAAACAAGCTAAGTGCCCTTCCTGACACCATTGCTCACTGCAg GTCATTGGTTGAGCTGGATGCGAGCTACAACAACCTGACATACTTGCCAACAAACATAGGTTATGAATTGGTTAATCTTGAGAGACTTTCAATCCAGTTAAACAAGATTCGTTCACTTCCAACTTCTGTTTGTGAGATGAGATCTTTGAGCTGTTTGGATGCTCACTTCAACGAAATTCGTGGCCTTCCACAAGCAATTGGGAAGTTAACAAACCTTGAAGTTCTCAACCTGAGCAGTAATTTTAGTGACTTGACAGAACTTCCAGAAACGTTTGGTGATTTAACCAACCTCAAGGAACTTGATCTCAGCAACAACCAAATCCATGCACTTCCCGATACCTTTGGCCGTCTCGACAGCTTGACCAAACTCAACTTGGAGCAGAATCCCCTTGTGATTCCGCCATCTGAGGTAGTGAATGATGGGGTTGAAGCTATCAAAGTTTTTATGGCTAAGAGATGGCTTGACATACTAGTGGAAGAAGAAAGGAAAAGTATGCTTGAAGTACAGGAGCAAGCACAAGCTGGATGGTTAACTCGCAGCACTTCCTGGTTGAAAACTTATGCTTCGGGTGTTACCGAGTATATTGCTTCTCCAAGAACTCCTAAGGATCCCTATCTTGATCAGCAGCTGTGA